TCCGCTGGCCCAAGGTGGCAGGCTTCGTAAAGAGTTACTGGAGCATTCAGTCATCCGTGAGATTGCCAAGGATCGAGGAGTCAGTCCTTCGCAAATTGCGTTATCCTGGGTTATCAGGGATGGAGACATACTGGCGATCCCGAAAGCTGTACAGCTGAATCATGTTGCAGAAAATGCTGCGGTGATGGACGTTATTTTGACTCAAGATGAAGTTGTTCGGTTGAATGAGGCATTCCCTGCACCTAAGGGTAAAGTGCCTTTGGATATCGTATAGAAACTTCTTGTCAGACCGATTACATCATACAATGACCGTAGTTGGAAGAATCAAGAATAATAAGAGCAGATCTGAGGATCTGTTCTTTTTTTTGCATTTGGAGCCATTTTAAATAAATGGGCTTTACAACAACAAATCACTAGTGTACTATGTAACTAATACACAGATACAGAGAGGAGCGAGGACATTGTGAGCATCGAATTTGACAACAACTTGCCAATCTACCTGCAGATTATGCAGTACATCAAAAGACAGATTGTGACCGGAACACTTAAGGCAGGCGATAAAATTCCTTCGGTTCGTGAGCTCGCGGCCGAATTACAGATCAATCCCAATACAGTACAGCGAACATTTCAGGAGTTGGAGCGGGAAGAAGTGGTTGAAACCAAGCGAGGTCTGGGTCGATACGTGACAAGTGAGGAGTCGAAAATTATGACGATCAAAAAAGAGATGGCTGGTGAATTGCTGGAGCGTTTTCTGACAGGAATGCAGGAACTAGGCATCGAAGAACAGGATATCGTAAATATCGTGGCGGATGCCGTTGCAGAGGGAAAGCAATCACTGCATCGTGATGGAAGAGGAGGAACAGGGAATGAGTAATATTCTTGAGCTGAACCATGTGAGCAAAACGTATGGCGGCAAGAAAGCACTTCATGACATCACGCTTGATATCGCACCAGGCCGAATTGTAGGTCTGCTGGGCAGTAACGGCAGCGGTAAAAGTACGTTGATGAAGCTGGTTGCAGGGCTTCTGCACCCCAGCAGTGGAGATGTTCGTGTTACGGGAAAAGCTGTAGGTTTGGAAACGAAGTCGCTGGTATCCTTTATGCCGGACCGCCCATTAACCGAGAGTTGGATGAAGGTACGGGACGCGATTGCGTATTACCGCGATTTCTACGCTGATTTTGATCAAGAGAAAGCGAGAGAGATGCTTGATTTCATGAAGCTTGGAGAGGGAGATAAGGTAAGACATCTGTCGAAAGGCATGAATGAACGACTGCAATTAACACTGGCTCTTTCCCGTAAAGCTCGTCTTTATCTGCTCGATGAACCGATTGGCGGGGTAGACCCGGTTGCACGTGGCAAAATTCTGGATGCGATTGTGAAGTTCTATGACGAAGACAGCAGTCTGATCATCTCTACACATCTCGTAACGGATATTGAACGAATTTTTGATGAAGTGATCTTCATCCGTGAAGGGGAATTGGTGATGCGGGAAGAAGTGGAGACACTGCGTCTCAAGTACGGTAAAAGTGTGGATGAGATGTTCAAGGAGGTCTATGCGGAATGATGACATTGCTGAAGTATGACTTTAGAAGGAATTGGAATACGCTTTTGGCTGGGTTAGCCGTATTGATTATCGTTCAAATTGGGCTGGCATTGTTTTTTTCTGAAGTAACAGGGAGTGTTATAGGTGTCATTGCATATGTCGGAGCAGGTGTGGCCATTTATGTGAAAATGATCAAGACATACCGATCCAATATCCGTTCGTTCAACCGTCGTCTTGTGCCGGTAACAGGGCTGTCTCACGTCTTGTCTCCGATCATATTCGGAACACTCTGCTGGTTGGGCTTAATGGTTGTTGCTGCCATTCACTACTTTATTTACAGTACAACGCATACAGGGATTAACTTTACCAGCTACATTAACGATTCGGGCATTCATGTTTCGGAGATTCTTAATGTGTTGCTGTTTCTCTGGTGGGTGGCTATGTTCAGCATCATAATCATCTTCCTCTCCATTTCTATCGGAGGCAGCTTCCGCTTTAAAACAGGACCGTGGATCAGTATTGTCGCATTTTTCGTACTAGTCAATGTCATTAGCTGGCTGGAGAATATCATCTTCTCGGGTCGTTTTAATTCGAACGAATTATTTCATTTCACTGAAGAAAGCACAGCGCTCTCCTTTACGTCCAATCGGATTACATGGTCAGATGGAACATGGGCCAGTATTATTTTTGAAATCATCGTGGCTGTGATTTTGGTTGGTGTTGCTGTGTATCTGAATAATAAAAAAGTTGAAGTTTAAGATAAGATTCTGTCAGCTGCAATTTAGCTGGCAGATTTTTTTATTTGAAGCAATTCCCAGTTCTTATACGTAAATAGGGATATATGTCGTTTTACAATATAGGAGAAGGTTTATTTCTTGTAAGGGAGGAATTCCATGGAACTCTATTTCAGAGATAATTTCTTTAATGCAGGGTACACCGAGATTATGAACCATGAACAGGAACAGGCAGGTCATCTCGATTTGAAAAGTGCCTTTGGTTCATCGCTTGATGTATTCGATAACTCAGGACTCATTTGCAGTGGTAAATTCCGCATGTTAAGTAACCGTTGGGATGTAACCTCAGCCGATGGAAGGGAATGGGGTGTCTTACGGGCGAGGATCAGTTTCTTCAGTAAGAAGTATGAGTACGATGCAGGACCGCGTGGTGTGTATGATGTCTCCGCTCCGGCGTTTTCAAATGAATATGATATCACCGGGATGGGCGGTAAAGTTGTGGCAAGCTTCAGGCGTACAAGTGGCTGGTTCGGTTCAGGCACATTTATGTTAGACAACCAATCAGAACATCTGGATACGTATGAATTGATAGCGGTTGTGATGGGTGTGCATGCGATTAATAAAAGAAGGAACTCGGCTGCCGGTAGTGGCGCGTAGAGAAAACATATGAACAAAGAGGCTGTCCCTTAGGTCGTTAGCATACCGGGGGACAGCCCTTTTTGTATTATATTATTCTAATGAAACGAACACGCGCTATTCGTTCCCATTTGCATAAGTCGGACGTTTAACGAATCACAACTAACATGAGCTATGCAGAATCACTGTCGTCTGCATTGGCGAAAGGCTTTTCAATGGGGTGGCTCCGTACTCCTCCAGAAGTCCGTTCAGGCATTGCTTCAAGCTCGGTTTCCGCATAGCGTGCTAATACTTTGGCGGCTGTCTCGGACATTCGCTCTCGAAGCGCAGCATTGTTTGCAATCCGTACCCGTTTGCCCAGAAAACGCATTTTGGACAGTACGTAATCCATCTCATTACGCGGAATGGTCAGCTCAATGCGGTACGTCTGTTGGGCTTCCACAAATTCGACCTGCTTCTCGAAGCAGGAAAAGGCATACAGAATTCGCGACAACTCCTGATTGAACTCCGGCAGCACTTCGATCGTCACGGTGGTCTTTCGGTTCTCCGTTAAAATCGAGATTTTGGCAGCATATTGAGAAGCAGTTTCCGGTTGAAGCGGCTGGGCTTCCGCGGTAATGATGCTGTGCAGCTTCGTAGACATTAGTTTGTTGTAGAGTGGAGCATACCAGAGTACGTACCATTCTTTTTTGACCATGGAATATTCGAGCTTGTAGGGGTATCCAAACTGATCCTGGCTGATTCGTCCATTGCGTACACGCCCTGTCAAGCGAAACCCTTGATGATGCAAAATCATCTGCCGTAATGGTTTGAGCAGCGGATGAAAGACACTGTTTTCTTCACTTTTGGCTTTTTCGGTCAGGTAATCCTGAAGGTCCAGATCCTGCTCTGCATCCAGCATGTCATGCATTTTGTGCAACGTGTCAGGGTGCAGCGCTTCTGGTGCGGCAGGGTGATTCAGCATCATGCGCAGCCAGGCCCGTTCCTGGGATGTCCAGGTGAACAGTCCGGTTTCATTCAATCTCGTCATCATCTGGTAGTTGAACATCTTCTCGAACAGATTCATAATATTGCGCAATCTCCTTCCATTCCTTAATCATCTCCTGGCGCAGCCTCTGTGGAGCGATCACCTCACAGCTTGAGCCAAAACTCCGAAGCCACGGCTTAATCTCGGTGATACCGTTGACCTGGATTTCATACAGGAAGGTATGTTCCGTTTCGGGCGTAATCGTTCCCCATTGGCCTTGCAAACGAACCCGATCCAGAATGAAGTTACGTTGGCTGTCCTGAGGATGGAAGAAGCGGGCTTGAACCGTTACGGTGTTCCCCGTATCCACTAGCCAGCTGTAGCGGCTGATCTCGGCCCACTGTTGTTTCAATTCGAGCATATATCCTTCTTCAATCGAATCCTGTTCCTCCAGCTGTGTAATGCCTTCCATGCGGAATTTCACAAAGCCACGGCGTCCCTGATATCCAATGACATACCAGCGACCATACTGATGGTCATAGACCACTTCAAGTGGTACGATCCGGTTGGATCGTCCGCCTGCTTCCCGTTCAAAGCGTGGATTCGTATTCTGCGAGCTGTAGCTGGACGGTTTTTTGGGTGAATAGTACAGAAACTTGACATGTTTTCGTTGGCGAATTGCACTAAGCAGAGTGTACAGATGTGCTTCGTCCAGAATGCGTGAATAATAGTGGTATTTATATATGAATGGCTCGATGGCTTCTTCCTGCGGATAACTTGCGGCAATGGCCTTTTTGAGACTGTCCCGCAATATATAGCCTTGTACGGACGGAACCTGAGTGTTTGCCATAATATCCACAAAATCATACAACTCCAACTGTTCTTCCACGGATAGACCCGTAAGTACGTCCTGCTGCAAAAGGTAACGATATGGCCTGCCGCCAGGTTCCTTGCGGATCACCCCCACTTCTTCGAGATACTTCAGATCGGAGCGAATGGTCTTTTCGTCAGGCAGCGCCAGTTCCTCTGGAAGTTCAGCGCAGCAGGCATCCAGTAATTCCATTGCGGTTAAAGCTTGATCTTGCAGGGTATGCAAAAGAACGGAAAGTCGCTGGACTTCAGTCTCTTTCATCGACTTGGCGCGAAAGAGGAAGAGCAGCATGGGCTCTGCAGATTCTCCGTACTGGAAGCGGACGAGATCCGCCATTTCTTTGTTTGGTTCCGAGCCTGATCGTTGGTCAGTGACGGTCTGCATGATTTCTTTTAATCTGCGTTGGGTTTTATCAAAAGTATGTACGGAGATGCCGAGTCGTTCGGCATACTGTTTACGGTTGTACGCACCACTTGTCAGGGACAACATGCGCAGAAATTGAATTTCTTTGTCAAAGCTTTCTTTAGCCATGAATATTCACTCCTTGGTGGCCTGGAGTCAGGCGGATATAGTGGATGACTATGTTGGCAGAACAATTCTGCGATATATAGAAACATTCGTGATCTTCCCATTTACTATATCCCTACATTGTATCAGGATGAGTGGCTGGTTTCATTTTAAACTTATGGAGGTCGCCATACTTTCGCCATGTTCGCGTGCAGACGTGTGAGGCATAATAAGGTTGTGAAGCGGGACAGCAACAAACTCTGCGGATCAAGGTTCCGAGGCGCCAGGGAGGGTTACTTCGACTGTTAATCGACCAGGTCGTTGGTTCGAATCCAATCGCCGCCGTTCATGGCGGTGTAGCTCAGCGGTAGAGCGGGTATTATACCTTCCCACCTTTTTCCTCGGAACATTTTATTATGGAATATCAGTAAATAGACTCACACCGGGAGGTCATGAGTGATGAGCAGAGCAAAACAATTATTTAACCAACCTCAGCCAACGACACGTAATCATGGGGGCTACGGAGCCTATGACCGATTGGTGGAGGAACAATATATACAGTTGTTGATGACCAATACATTGAACAATACGTTTTATGCAGATACACAGCAACTGATGGATGATGCGATGGTCAGTCATCAGGAGATGGCTGAGGTCGATGCAGGGTTTATGGCGCGGGCGCTGGTCTATGCTCGTAATGAAGGTTTGATGCGGTTACAGCCTCTATACGGGTTGGCACTGCTGTCTAAGGTGGACCCGGATCAGTTTGCAAAGGTATTCTCCAAGGTTGTACAGACACCGGCTGACTTGGCTGATTTTCTGACGATTCTAAGAGGAACGGGTCGGGGGCAGGGCGGTCGAGCGGTGAAGCGCCAGGTGAGTCAATTTTTGAACGGCATCACTGAATATTGGGCGATCAAATACAACGGGCGAGGGCGAGGATACAGTCTGGGCGATATGATCGCTACAGCACACCCCAAGCCAACAGATATGAAGCAACAAGCCTTGTTCCGTTATTTGCGAGGACATGAGGTGGATCTTACGGACCTGCCGCAGTTGCAGGCGCTGGAAAAATTGAAGGCTACCCCAAACCCGGCAAGTCGGATGCATCTGATCGAAAAAGGCAAACTGCCGTATTCGGTGGTCACATCGATCATGCAGCCGACACGTACGGTATGGGAGGCGTTAATGTCCCAGATGCCGACCTTTGCATTGTTACGTCATCTGAATGCAATGGATCGGGCGGGAGTTTTTGAAAAATCGAAAAATATCGATTACGTAACGGGCCGTCTAACGGATGCGGAAGCCCTGCGTAAATCGCGCATCTTACCTTTCCGATTCGCCAGTGCATATGAAATGATCGCAAGAGAAGAGCTGCGCTATGCTTTGCGGGAAGCGGTGGAGCTATCGATTGGCAACCTGCCATCGCTGCCGGGAAGAACCGCCATTTTCCTGGATCGCTCCGGTTCCATGCAAGGGGATTATTTGCGGATTGGTTCGGTGCTGGCACTGGCGCTATATAAACAAACACGAGGCAACTCGCTGTTCTGGTTATTCGACCATATGGTTGAAGATGCTCGTCCCAAGATGGATGAAAGCATCCTTTCCCAAGCTCACCGGATTCGCGCACAAGGTGGAACCGACACGGGACGGCCTGTACGAGAGCTTCGGGATATTGGAGAGAAAGTGGATCAGATCATTATGATCACCGATGAACAGCAGAATGAAGGCAGTCCGTTATATGCTGAGCTTGTACGTTATCGGCGGATGATGAATCCGGACCTGAAGGCATTTATTGTGGATATTGCACCTTATCAGCAGGCAATGGTACCGCCACGGGATGGCAAAACCTTTTATATCTATGGGTGGAGTGAAACGGTACTGACGTATATTGCTGAGACTATAACGGGATATGATACACTTGCGAACCGGGTGAGAGAGATAGAGATTTAAATTGGAAATGTGGAGGCCACAGAGATGACTCATGTTCATGAAGAAATGAGAGATACGATTAGACAGCAGCTGAAGCAGATTGAAGAGGAGGAGCAGGTACGGATCATTTATGCCTGTGAATCGGGCAGCCGGGCATGGGGATTTCCTTCACAGGACAGCGATTACGATGTTCGTTTCCTGTATGTGAGACCGCTGGAATGGTACTTGTCCATTGAGGATAAAAGGGATGTTATCGAACGCCCAATCAGTGATCAGCTCGATATGAATGGTTGGGATTTGCGCAAAGCCTTGAAGCTGTTTCGCAAGTCGAATCCACCACTGCTGGAGTGGCTGCAATCCCCGATTCAGTATGACGAACCGTACAGCGTGGCAGAGCATATTCGTGCACTGTCGCCTTTGACCTTCTCGCCAAAGTCCTGTATGTACCATTATCTGAATATGGCGAAGGGAAACTTCCGGGATTATCTGCAGGGTGAGCAGGTGAAGATCAAAAAGTATTTCTATGTGCTGCGCCCACTGCTCGCCTGTGGCTGGATCGAACGTTATGATGCGATGCCGCCGATGGCCTTCGAAGAGCTGGTGCAAGAGCTTGTAACTGCGACTACACCGCTGTATACGGAGATTCATGAGTTACTACGCCGGAAAAAGGCGGGCGAGGAACTGGATCTGGAGCCGCAGTTGCCAGCAATACAGACTTTCTTAGCGGAGAAGATCGAGCATTTTGAACGACTGGCCGGCCAGATGGAGAATGAGCAGATTATTCAATTTGAAGAATTGGACCGTATTTTCCGTTTTGCATTACAAGAGGTGTGGGCGGCAAAGGAATAAGAATGGAGGAGAACTGATGCATCTAATGATGAAAGCAAGAGGAGCAGGGTCAGGAGCTGTATCGCGTTTGCTGGCGAAGAATCCACATAACGTATATGACCGGATGGAAAAAGGTGTACGCGTACGAATTGTGTACATCACCGATACCGAGAGCGAAACGGAAGTGCTGATTCATGCCGAGCCTGATCCTGTTGATCTGGTAAGAGGCACTCCGAACGGTTACGACATTACACAATACATTAATGACCGAGAATTTGTAACGAGCAGTCTGTTCTGCTCTTACATACGTCCTGCGCTGGGGACGGCACTGAATGGTAAACCGAAGGAAGACTATGTGCAATGGGTGGATCACCTGTTCGATATGGAGCTGTCATTTGGACCCGTGGCATCGGACCTACCTGATCGGGTTGTGGAGGAACTATTCACGTCACTTGGCTACGCAGTTACCCTTGAGCGAGATGAGTTGTCTTATACGTTTGATCTGAAAAAGAAAAGCTCCATCCGCCGTGTTAGGCTGCACGGACAGGTCACGGTGCAAAATGCACTGCGTCAGTTATTTCTGCTGATCCCAGTGTTGGACAACTACAAACATTATTTCATCAGTGAAGATGAGATTGATAAGATCAAACGTTATGGCGAAGGATGGCTGGAAAACCATCCGTTGAAAGAGCTTATTGTCCGACGTACACTGCGATTTTCTGAACTAATTCGGAAGTATGAGCTTCAGGAAGGGGCTTTGTCTGTTTCGGTTGAGCAGGCAGGTGAGTTGAATCAGATTTCGGATAAGGATATCAATGAGAGTGATGAGGGGATTCAAGATGGCTCCGCAGGTGAGGTTGAGCGATCTGAGTCACCAGTGAGATTAAATGAACTGCGTTATCGTGCAATCACGGAAGTGGTTACAGGTCTTCCAGTCAAACGGCGTATTGTCGATATGGGAGCCGGGGAAGGCAAGCTTTCTGCTCGCTTAGCCTACATTTCGGGCGTGGAATCCATTCTGGCCGTTGAACCATCAGGTCAGTCACGGCTTAGAGCTATGGAGCGCTTTGCGAAGCTGGAAGATCGCAGTGGGGTCATTGCTATGCCGGAGCCTGTGATCGGTTCGCTCTATTATTTTGATGAACAGATGCAAAACCAGGATGTCATGATCCTGTGTGAAGTGATAGAGCATATCGAAGCGTATCGCTTGAACGGAATTATGGATACCATTATGAATGATTATCGACCTGATGTGTTGCTGGTGACGACTCCGAACAAAGAGTACAACGAAGTGTATGCGATGGAGCAGGAGAGCTTCCGTCACCATGATCATCGTTTCGAGTGGACTCGGGCGGAATTGGCTGAACGATGTGAGGAATGGGCACTTCAAGGGAATTATACTTTTGAAATAAGGGGTATTGGTGATTACGCAGAGGAATACGGACAACCTACACAACTGGTCATTTTTGAGCGGAGAAAGGAGAATTAATCATGAAGAACAACAGGGAGCCTAATGAGATAGAAGATACAGTCAGGTGCCAGGGCGATGAGGCAAATACCTTGGATCGAAGACAGCGTGAAGTTCGCTTGCCGCATGCAGGCATCGTTGTTCTGGTGGGGCCTTCGAACAGTGGTAAAAGCACGTTGTTGGATCGTCTCGTTGTAGAAGGTGTCATCCGAAGAACCGAAGCAGTCTCATCTGACCAATTCCGAATGTTAATTGGAGATGACGAGTATGTGGATTGGAAACATCGGCCTCGTAGCGAAGCAGACGTAATCTATGCCGAGTATCAGCAGGTATCTGCCAAGGCGTTTGAAGCGATGGAGGCGATGCTTGGGGCCCGTTGCCGTCTGAACAAGCTGACCTGGGTTGATGCCACTCATCTGTATCCGGAGGATCGTCAGCGTTTGATTCAAATTGCCAGAAAAGCTCATGTGCCCGTGATTGCTGTCGTACTGGATATCCCTGAAAAAGAACTGCTCGAACGTGATGCTCAGCGAGAGTATCCGCGCGGACGTCAGAGGGTGAAACAACAGTTGCAGCAGTTTAAACGAACACTACGCTCCATCCGTGAAGATGGCTTCGACACTAATTATGTGCTGAAACAGCCCGATGAATTCTCGTTTATCCGTACATCCAACCCTCTTGTGATTGATATGGATACAGGTATCGACATCATTGGAGACATTCACGGCTGTTATGAAGAAATGATGGAATTAATTCTGCGACTCGGATATGTGGATAAGGATGGAAGTGGGCTTTACTATCATCCAGAAGGACGGAAGTTGGTTTCGGTTGGAGACGTAACCAGTCGTGGACCAGAATCGTTAAAATGTCTATTGTTCTGGCAGCGGCATTGTTCATCCGGACTGGCCTACATGATCGACAGCAATCATGGCTGGAAGATAGGACGTTATCTGGATGGTCGTGACGTTACGTTGAGTCATGGCGATGAATATGTGGAGGCCGAGCTTATTCAGTTGGAGCAGGAGCAGGGCCAAGAGACGGCAATGCAAGTACGAGAAGAACTAAGGACATTTCTGCTTGATGCGCCATCGCATCTTATTTTTTCAAGAAATGGCGTACGTCAGGTAGTTGTAGCACATGCAGGGATCCGGGATCACTTTATCGGGAAACAGTCTAAACGCATTCAGGATTATTGCCGCTACGGTGATGTGGAAGGAACGGATGAGTACGGCAGACCGATACGTAAGGATTGGTACGTAGATCACGCTACTGGTGAATGTATTGTCTGGGGACACGATCCACATCCATATCCAACGATAGTGAATGACACGGTCAATATTGATCAAGGTGTTGTTTTTGGTGGCATGCTCACAGCGTGGCGGATGCCGGAACGCGAGGCAATTAGTGTTCCCGCGAAGCAGGATTACGCTCAAGATCCGGATAGTCCACTTAAACGTTGGGAACGGCGAAGATTTGCCCCGCCTAACTTGCGCAAGTTCAAGGAAGGATTCACAGTGCAAACCGGAAGCCGAATGGATGTATCCATTCATGCTGAGGTGGCGAAGGCGGCGATTGATACGTTTTCCCATTTTACCGTACCTTTGGAGGAACTGGTTTACATCCCGCCTACGATGAGCCCACCACCAACAGCTTCTTCGGTTGAAGGGTATCTGGAACATCCGCGGGATGCGTTCCAGTACTACCGATCTCAGGGTGTTACACGGATGGTAGCGGAGAAAAAACATATGGGAAGCCGTGGCATTGTGCTCCTGTTCCGGGACGAACAGATAGCTGAGAAGCGGGTGGGAAGACCAATGCTGGGGAACATTGTGACCCGGACAGGACGTTCCTTTTTTGACCGGACGATTGAGCAGGAGGTGTTATCAAGATTACATGCGGATTTGATCTCAGCGGGTTATTTTGACCGTCATCAGACGGAGTTCGTATTACTCGATGCAGAGATTGTACCTTGGAATCTGAAAGCGCGGGAGCTGATCTCATCGCAGTATGCACATGTAGCGGAGGCCTCATTGATGGATCGGGAATTGGTGGTAACCAAATTGCGTGAAGCCGAGATGGCAGGCCGAGATGTGGAGGAGTGGTTGCAGGACACAGAACGTAAGCTCGCCAATGCTAGAACATTCCGCG
This window of the Paenibacillus marchantiae genome carries:
- a CDS encoding GntR family transcriptional regulator; translated protein: MSIEFDNNLPIYLQIMQYIKRQIVTGTLKAGDKIPSVRELAAELQINPNTVQRTFQELEREEVVETKRGLGRYVTSEESKIMTIKKEMAGELLERFLTGMQELGIEEQDIVNIVADAVAEGKQSLHRDGRGGTGNE
- a CDS encoding ABC transporter ATP-binding protein; translation: MSNILELNHVSKTYGGKKALHDITLDIAPGRIVGLLGSNGSGKSTLMKLVAGLLHPSSGDVRVTGKAVGLETKSLVSFMPDRPLTESWMKVRDAIAYYRDFYADFDQEKAREMLDFMKLGEGDKVRHLSKGMNERLQLTLALSRKARLYLLDEPIGGVDPVARGKILDAIVKFYDEDSSLIISTHLVTDIERIFDEVIFIREGELVMREEVETLRLKYGKSVDEMFKEVYAE
- a CDS encoding LURP-one-related/scramblase family protein, with amino-acid sequence MELYFRDNFFNAGYTEIMNHEQEQAGHLDLKSAFGSSLDVFDNSGLICSGKFRMLSNRWDVTSADGREWGVLRARISFFSKKYEYDAGPRGVYDVSAPAFSNEYDITGMGGKVVASFRRTSGWFGSGTFMLDNQSEHLDTYELIAVVMGVHAINKRRNSAAGSGA
- a CDS encoding WYL domain-containing protein — encoded protein: MFNYQMMTRLNETGLFTWTSQERAWLRMMLNHPAAPEALHPDTLHKMHDMLDAEQDLDLQDYLTEKAKSEENSVFHPLLKPLRQMILHHQGFRLTGRVRNGRISQDQFGYPYKLEYSMVKKEWYVLWYAPLYNKLMSTKLHSIITAEAQPLQPETASQYAAKISILTENRKTTVTIEVLPEFNQELSRILYAFSCFEKQVEFVEAQQTYRIELTIPRNEMDYVLSKMRFLGKRVRIANNAALRERMSETAAKVLARYAETELEAMPERTSGGVRSHPIEKPFANADDSDSA
- a CDS encoding helix-turn-helix transcriptional regulator is translated as MAKESFDKEIQFLRMLSLTSGAYNRKQYAERLGISVHTFDKTQRRLKEIMQTVTDQRSGSEPNKEMADLVRFQYGESAEPMLLFLFRAKSMKETEVQRLSVLLHTLQDQALTAMELLDACCAELPEELALPDEKTIRSDLKYLEEVGVIRKEPGGRPYRYLLQQDVLTGLSVEEQLELYDFVDIMANTQVPSVQGYILRDSLKKAIAASYPQEEAIEPFIYKYHYYSRILDEAHLYTLLSAIRQRKHVKFLYYSPKKPSSYSSQNTNPRFEREAGGRSNRIVPLEVVYDHQYGRWYVIGYQGRRGFVKFRMEGITQLEEQDSIEEGYMLELKQQWAEISRYSWLVDTGNTVTVQARFFHPQDSQRNFILDRVRLQGQWGTITPETEHTFLYEIQVNGITEIKPWLRSFGSSCEVIAPQRLRQEMIKEWKEIAQYYESVREDVQLPDDDEIE
- a CDS encoding TROVE domain-containing protein — encoded protein: MSRAKQLFNQPQPTTRNHGGYGAYDRLVEEQYIQLLMTNTLNNTFYADTQQLMDDAMVSHQEMAEVDAGFMARALVYARNEGLMRLQPLYGLALLSKVDPDQFAKVFSKVVQTPADLADFLTILRGTGRGQGGRAVKRQVSQFLNGITEYWAIKYNGRGRGYSLGDMIATAHPKPTDMKQQALFRYLRGHEVDLTDLPQLQALEKLKATPNPASRMHLIEKGKLPYSVVTSIMQPTRTVWEALMSQMPTFALLRHLNAMDRAGVFEKSKNIDYVTGRLTDAEALRKSRILPFRFASAYEMIAREELRYALREAVELSIGNLPSLPGRTAIFLDRSGSMQGDYLRIGSVLALALYKQTRGNSLFWLFDHMVEDARPKMDESILSQAHRIRAQGGTDTGRPVRELRDIGEKVDQIIMITDEQQNEGSPLYAELVRYRRMMNPDLKAFIVDIAPYQQAMVPPRDGKTFYIYGWSETVLTYIAETITGYDTLANRVREIEI
- a CDS encoding nucleotidyltransferase domain-containing protein, which produces MTHVHEEMRDTIRQQLKQIEEEEQVRIIYACESGSRAWGFPSQDSDYDVRFLYVRPLEWYLSIEDKRDVIERPISDQLDMNGWDLRKALKLFRKSNPPLLEWLQSPIQYDEPYSVAEHIRALSPLTFSPKSCMYHYLNMAKGNFRDYLQGEQVKIKKYFYVLRPLLACGWIERYDAMPPMAFEELVQELVTATTPLYTEIHELLRRKKAGEELDLEPQLPAIQTFLAEKIEHFERLAGQMENEQIIQFEELDRIFRFALQEVWAAKE
- a CDS encoding methyltransferase domain-containing protein; this translates as MMKARGAGSGAVSRLLAKNPHNVYDRMEKGVRVRIVYITDTESETEVLIHAEPDPVDLVRGTPNGYDITQYINDREFVTSSLFCSYIRPALGTALNGKPKEDYVQWVDHLFDMELSFGPVASDLPDRVVEELFTSLGYAVTLERDELSYTFDLKKKSSIRRVRLHGQVTVQNALRQLFLLIPVLDNYKHYFISEDEIDKIKRYGEGWLENHPLKELIVRRTLRFSELIRKYELQEGALSVSVEQAGELNQISDKDINESDEGIQDGSAGEVERSESPVRLNELRYRAITEVVTGLPVKRRIVDMGAGEGKLSARLAYISGVESILAVEPSGQSRLRAMERFAKLEDRSGVIAMPEPVIGSLYYFDEQMQNQDVMILCEVIEHIEAYRLNGIMDTIMNDYRPDVLLVTTPNKEYNEVYAMEQESFRHHDHRFEWTRAELAERCEEWALQGNYTFEIRGIGDYAEEYGQPTQLVIFERRKEN
- a CDS encoding polynucleotide kinase-phosphatase; this translates as MKNNREPNEIEDTVRCQGDEANTLDRRQREVRLPHAGIVVLVGPSNSGKSTLLDRLVVEGVIRRTEAVSSDQFRMLIGDDEYVDWKHRPRSEADVIYAEYQQVSAKAFEAMEAMLGARCRLNKLTWVDATHLYPEDRQRLIQIARKAHVPVIAVVLDIPEKELLERDAQREYPRGRQRVKQQLQQFKRTLRSIREDGFDTNYVLKQPDEFSFIRTSNPLVIDMDTGIDIIGDIHGCYEEMMELILRLGYVDKDGSGLYYHPEGRKLVSVGDVTSRGPESLKCLLFWQRHCSSGLAYMIDSNHGWKIGRYLDGRDVTLSHGDEYVEAELIQLEQEQGQETAMQVREELRTFLLDAPSHLIFSRNGVRQVVVAHAGIRDHFIGKQSKRIQDYCRYGDVEGTDEYGRPIRKDWYVDHATGECIVWGHDPHPYPTIVNDTVNIDQGVVFGGMLTAWRMPEREAISVPAKQDYAQDPDSPLKRWERRRFAPPNLRKFKEGFTVQTGSRMDVSIHAEVAKAAIDTFSHFTVPLEELVYIPPTMSPPPTASSVEGYLEHPRDAFQYYRSQGVTRMVAEKKHMGSRGIVLLFRDEQIAEKRVGRPMLGNIVTRTGRSFFDRTIEQEVLSRLHADLISAGYFDRHQTEFVLLDAEIVPWNLKARELISSQYAHVAEASLMDRELVVTKLREAEMAGRDVEEWLQDTERKLANARTFRDVFQKYCWDVEDIGDIRIAPFHTLAHSTGAFWNQTHEWHMEQNREFARMSTMMMETEYHVIADRADEDEVIRWWDEITAEGHEGIVIKPETFRAWNDNKMIQPAIKVRGRAYLHIIYGMDYLAPDNLSRLSKRKTSKKERHALMESALGMEGIERFVRMEPVERVHECVLATLALESEPVDPRL